A single region of the Nitrosomonas sp. Is79A3 genome encodes:
- a CDS encoding peroxiredoxin has protein sequence MLEHVVSDFVLPSTGDKAFSLAGNIGKNLVIYFYPKDDTPGCTTEGQDFRDYWHAFTEKNCVIVGVSRDSIRSHENFKEKMQFPFELLSDEDEKVCELFDVIKMKNMYGKQVLGIERSTFVIDAQGILKKEWRGVKVPGHVKEVLDFVATL, from the coding sequence ATACTTGAGCACGTGGTAAGCGATTTTGTATTGCCTTCGACTGGGGATAAGGCATTCTCACTGGCCGGAAACATTGGTAAGAATCTGGTTATTTATTTTTATCCAAAAGATGATACACCGGGCTGTACAACAGAAGGTCAGGATTTCCGAGATTACTGGCATGCTTTTACTGAGAAGAACTGTGTAATTGTGGGTGTTTCTCGTGACAGTATTAGATCGCACGAAAATTTTAAGGAAAAAATGCAATTTCCTTTTGAACTGTTAAGTGATGAAGATGAGAAGGTTTGTGAGTTATTTGATGTCATAAAAATGAAAAATATGTATGGTAAGCAAGTTCTAGGTATTGAACGCAGCACTTTTGTTATAGATGCCCAAGGTATATTAAAAAAAGAATGGCGCGGTGTTAAAGTGCCAGGACACGTAAAAGAAGTTTTAGATTTTGTTGCGACACTTTAG